The following proteins are encoded in a genomic region of Comamonas resistens:
- the tolB gene encoding Tol-Pal system beta propeller repeat protein TolB: protein MTLDRLPSLSSLAAGPHASRRAMLGTLAAASAMPAMAQFRVEVTGVGLTQLPIAIAQFKGEGAAPQKISAIIQADLERSGQFRGVDASGVALDETSRPDVAMWKQKGADALASGSITRLADGRWDVRFRLWDVVKGADLGGQGFAVTTGDLRLVAHRIADYIYEKLTGEKGIFSTRIAYVTKAGSHYRLWIADADGENAQSALSSPEPIISPAWAPNGTQLAYVSFEARKPVVYVHDVASGHRRLLANFRGSNSAPAWSPDGSRLAVTLSRDGGSQLYLLSAQGGEPRRLMQSTGIDTEPCFSSDGRTIYFVSDRGGAPQIYKVSVSGGNAERVTFNGSYNISPSISPDGKWLAYISRVGGAFKLQVMDVATGTVNSVTDTTADESPSFAPNSRLIVYATIQGGREALMTTTLDGKIKARLAGQGGDIREPDWGPFQKH, encoded by the coding sequence ATGACACTTGACCGACTTCCATCCCTTTCCTCTTTAGCGGCAGGGCCGCATGCTTCACGCCGAGCCATGCTGGGCACTCTTGCTGCCGCTTCTGCGATGCCGGCAATGGCCCAGTTTCGCGTTGAAGTGACCGGTGTGGGCCTGACCCAGTTGCCTATCGCCATTGCGCAGTTCAAGGGAGAGGGGGCAGCACCCCAGAAGATTTCGGCCATTATCCAGGCGGACCTTGAGCGCAGCGGCCAGTTTCGCGGCGTCGATGCTTCGGGCGTAGCCCTGGACGAAACCTCGCGCCCCGATGTGGCCATGTGGAAGCAAAAAGGCGCTGATGCGCTGGCATCGGGCAGCATCACCCGCCTGGCCGATGGCCGCTGGGATGTGCGTTTTCGCCTGTGGGACGTTGTCAAGGGTGCCGATCTGGGTGGCCAGGGCTTTGCGGTCACGACCGGTGACCTGCGACTGGTGGCCCACCGCATTGCCGACTACATCTATGAAAAGCTCACGGGCGAGAAAGGCATTTTCTCCACCCGCATCGCCTATGTGACCAAGGCAGGCTCGCATTACCGTCTGTGGATTGCCGACGCCGATGGCGAAAACGCCCAATCTGCCCTGTCCAGCCCTGAGCCCATCATCTCGCCCGCCTGGGCGCCCAATGGCACGCAGCTGGCCTATGTGTCGTTTGAAGCGCGCAAGCCCGTGGTCTATGTGCACGATGTGGCCAGCGGCCACCGCCGCCTGCTGGCCAATTTCCGTGGCTCCAACAGCGCGCCAGCCTGGTCGCCCGATGGCAGCCGCCTGGCAGTGACGCTGAGCCGCGACGGTGGCTCCCAGCTCTATCTGCTCAGCGCCCAGGGCGGCGAGCCGCGCCGCCTGATGCAAAGCACAGGCATCGATACCGAGCCTTGCTTCTCCAGCGATGGCCGCACCATTTACTTCGTCAGCGATCGTGGCGGTGCGCCGCAGATCTACAAGGTCTCGGTGTCTGGCGGTAACGCCGAGCGCGTGACCTTCAACGGCAGCTACAACATCTCGCCCTCCATCAGCCCGGATGGCAAGTGGCTGGCCTATATCTCCCGCGTGGGCGGCGCCTTCAAGCTGCAGGTCATGGATGTGGCCACCGGTACCGTCAACTCGGTGACCGATACCACGGCAGATGAAAGCCCCAGTTTTGCGCCCAACAGCCGACTCATCGTCTACGCCACCATCCAGGGCGGTCGCGAAGCGCTGATGACGACCACGCTGGACGGCAAGATCAAGGCACGCCTTGCAGGACAAGGTGGAGACATACGAGAGCCCGACTGGGGCCCGTTCCAGAAACATTGA